In Parus major isolate Abel chromosome 8, Parus_major1.1, whole genome shotgun sequence, a single window of DNA contains:
- the RWDD3 gene encoding RWD domain-containing protein 3, translating to MSELAREELSALAAIYCEPGACEVLAASETHGISFRIQISVKELLDTDVLLKLLFHLPVNYPSALPDISVNSDQLTRAQCMDVKEKLLEQAKKHLSEPMVHDLILWVQQHLKDVIKQPAAVCNEKTTLSKGKEDGIWMLLLHLDHMRAKAKYVKTVEKWASDLRLTGRLMFMGKIILILLQGDRSSIKEYLILQKTSKVDVDSSGKKCKEKMMRVLCETEVQSQHKRFQMFEVKEYSALEELQKEFETAGLTTLFSEFVPSLLK from the exons ATGTCGGAGCTGGCGCGGGAGGAGCTGTCGGCGCTCGCCGCCATCTACTGCGAGCCGGGCGCCTGCGAAGTGCTGGCGGCCTCAG agACGCATGGAATCTCATTTAGAATTCAAATCAGTGTGAAAGAACTGCTGGACACAGATGTACTTTTAAAGCTGTTATTTCATTTACCAGTCAATTACCCATCAGCTCTGCCAGATATTTCTGTTAACTCAGACCAGCTTACAAGGGCCCAGTGTATGgatgtgaaagagaaattacttgAACAAGCAAAGAAGCATCTTTCTGAGCCCATGGTACACGATCTGATTCTTTGGGTACAGCAGCATCTTAAAGATGTCATtaagcagccagcagcagtttGCAATGAAAAAACTACTttgtcaaaaggaaaagaagatggTATCTGGATGCTCCTTTTGCATTTAGATCACATGAGAGCAAAGGCAAAATATGtgaaaactgtggaaaaatgGGCTTCAGATCTAAGGCTGACTGGAAGACTGATGTTCATGGGCAAGATAATATTGATTCTTCTTCAGGGTGATAGGAGCAGCATTAAG gAGTACTTGATTCTTCAGAAAACTTCTAAGGTAGATGTGGACTCAAgtggaaagaaatgcaaagagaaaatgatgAGAGTACTGTGCGAGACAGAAGTACAGTCACAGCATAAAAG GTTTCAGATGTTTGAAGTCAAAGAATATTCGGCACTGGAGGAGCTACAAAAGGAATTTGAAACTGCAGGACTTACAACTCTTTTCTCTGAGTTTGTACCTtctctcttaaaataa
- the LOC107208137 gene encoding cytochrome c-type heme lyase, which translates to MGLSASSPAAAEQPPAASRQYQTASPPSECPMHQEKMSGCPMHMKTADHRTENTDDVPAHQERAYEFVACPVKSGASQMKDDIDPSNMMPPPNQQPSPGQPFPLSTVREESSIPRAHSDKKWVYPSEQMFWNAMLRKGWRWKDDDITSEDMTNIIKIHNQNNEQAWKEILKWEALHAMECPCGPSLMRFGGKAKEYSPRARIRSWMGYELPFDRHDWIVDRCGKEVRYVIDYYDGGAVDKNYQFTILDVRPALDSLSAVWDRVKVAWWRWTS; encoded by the exons ATGGGTTTGTCTGCATCCTCCCCGGCTGCTGCCGAGCAGCCACCAGCTGCATCCAGGCAATATCAGACGGCGTCTCCACCTTCAGAATGTCCCatgcatcaggaaaaaatgagCG GTTGTCCAATGCACATGAAGACTGCTGATCATAGAACTGAGAACACAGATGATGTTCCTGCACATCAAGAAAGAGCTTATGAGTTTGTGGCATGTCCTGTGAAGTCTGGTGCATCTCAAATGAAAGATGACATAGATCCCAGCAATATG ATGCCTCCTCCCAATCAGCAGCCATCCCCAGGTCAACCATTTCCATTATCAACTGTGAGAGAAGAATCTTCCATTCCTAGAGCACATTCTGACAAGAAATGGGTCTACCCTTCAGAGCAAATGTTCTGGAATGCTATGCTAAGAAAAGG GTGGAGGTGGAAAGATGATGACATAACAAGTGAAGACATGACCAACATTATTAAGATTCATAATCAAAATAATGAGCAAGCTTGGAAGGAGATTTTGAAGTGGGAAGCTCTACATGCTAT GGAATGCCCATGTGGGCCGTCACTGATGCGGTTTGGAGGCAAAGCAAAGGAGTACTCACCAAGAGCCAGAATACGTTCATGGATGGG GTATGAGCTACCCTTTGATCGGCATGACTGGATAGTTGACCGCTGTGGGAAGGAGGTGCGCTACGTTATCGATTACTACGACGGCGGAGCAGTGGACAAGAACTACCAGTTCACCATCCTGGACGTGCGCCCTGCGCTGGACTCGCTCTCAGCCGTCTGGGACAGAGTGAAGGTGGCCTGGTGGCGCTGGACTTCCTAA